Proteins co-encoded in one Cyprinus carpio isolate SPL01 chromosome B5, ASM1834038v1, whole genome shotgun sequence genomic window:
- the LOC109108274 gene encoding nucleoporin 88 has translation MASFAGERWREALKNHDVFTKLQDRLHLEPQGTSKRIAKNLTFCLNGDLFIWDSVESVFYTTNLRQLNTDGDTDTSKYQTLLCINPPLFEVCQVLVSPTQYHVALIGQRGATILELPQRWGKRSEFEGGRIHINCKTIPVAERFFTSSASVTLRQAAWYPSETEEPHLVLLTSDNTIRFYNLKEPQSPAKVLSVSQVDEESIVHTRGRSYAASLGETAVAFDFGPLADSPRLSRLHMKAELLVYPLYILYGNGETFLSYISLTHSVSNVGKPMGPLPMYPAAEDNYGYDACAVLCLPCVPNILVIATESGMLYHCVVLEAEEEEDGGAVERWSRGSETVPSLYVFECVELELTLKLAAGEEEEITESDFTCPIRLHRDPLCQHRYHCTHEAGVHSVGLTWFKKLHGFLESDEEDKDSLQELAAEQRCIVEHILCTRPLANSLPAPVRGFWIVSDLSLGATMICITSTYECLLLPLLSSIRPPSPPLLCSHPGVGSGSSPLRGLAEDSFEQHIRNILARSSTNPLMLRAGDKDSSPPPPECLQLLSRATQVFREEYILKLGLAHEEMQRRVKLLTGQKNKQLEDLALCREERKSLREAAERLADKYEDAKYRQEAIINRVKQILGSLRSQLPVLSDSEKDMRKELQTIHDQLRHLDNGIKQVNMKKEYQKKQMNTGASPARSSLTLNAQQRKCVQGVLKEQGEHIAGMMKQIKDIKNHFSF, from the exons ATGGCGTCGTTCGCGGGAGAACGTTGGAGGGAAGCGCTGAAGAACCACGATGTCTTCACTAAATTACAAGACAGGCTTCATTTAGAGCCTCAGGGGACAAGCAAAAGAATAGCCAAGAACCTTACGTTTTGTCTGAACGGTGACTTATTCATATGGGATAGTGTTGAGAGCGTGTTTTACACCACAAACCTGCGACAGCTGAACACTGACGGCGACACGGACACTTCGAAATACCAG ACTCTGCTGTGCATCAACCCGCCGCTGTTTGAGGTGTGCCAGGTGCTCGTCAGCCCGACTCAGTATCATGTGGCTCTCATCGGTCAGCGTGGAGCGACTATACTGGAACTGCCTCAGCGCTGGGGCAAGAGGTCAGAGTTTGAGGGTGGACGCATCCACATCAACTGCAA AACGATTCCTGTGGCCGAACGTTTCTTCACCAGTTCTGCCTCTGTGACACTCCGACAGGCTGCCTGGTATCCCAGTGAAACCGAGGAGCCTCATCTGGTTTTGCTGACCTCAGATAACACCATCAG attTTATAATCTTAAGGAGCCACAGTCCCCTGCCAAAGTTTTATCTGTGTCTCAGGTAGACGAGGAAAGCATTGTTCATACAAGAGG ACGTTCCTATGCAGCATCTCTGGGCGAGACGGCTGTGGCGTTTGACTTTGGGCCGCTGGCGGATTCTCCTCGTCTGAGCCGTCTGCATATGAAGGCAGAGCTGCTGGTGTATccactgtacatactgtatggaAATGGAGAGACCTTTCTGAGCTAtatttctctcacacacag TGTTAGTAATGTAGGGAAGCCGATGGGCCCATTACCCATGTATCCCGCGGCAGAAGATAATTACGGCTATGATGCGTGTGCTGTGCTCTGCCTGCCTTGTGTGCCAAACATCCTGGTTATTGCCACTGAATCAGGAATGCTGTACCACTGTGTGGTGCTGgaggcagaggaagaggaggatggtGGA GCTGTAGAGAGATGGTCCAGAGGCTCAGAGACTGTGCCCTCACTttatgtgtttgagtgtgtggagCTGGAACTGACGCTCAAACTGGCTgctggagaggaggaggagattaCAGAGTCAGATTTCACCTGCCCAATCAGATTACACCGAG ACCCTCTGTGTCAGCACAGGTACCACTGCACCCATGAGGCCGGTGTTCACAGTGTAGGACTCACCTGGTTCAAAAAACTGCACGGGTTTCTGGAGTCTG ATGAGGAGGATAAAGACAGTCTGCAGGAGCTGGCGGCAGAGCAGCGCTGTATAGTGGAGCACATCCTGTGCACCAGACCTCTCGCTAATAG tttgcCGGCTCCTGTTCGTGGGTTTTGGATAGTGTCAGACCTGTCCCTGGGAGCCACCATGATCTGCATCACGAGTACCTACGAGTGTCTCCTGCTCCCTCTGCT AAGCTCTATTCGTCCCCCATCCCCTCCGTTGCTCTGCTCTCATCCGGGGGTGGGGTCAGGAAGCTCTCCTCTGCGTGGATTGGCTGAAGACTCCTTCGAACAGCATATTCGCAACATCCTGGCACGCAGCTCAACCAATCCATTAATGCTGAG ggcaGGTGATAAGGACtcgtctcctcctcctccagaaTGTCTGCAGCTGTTAAGCAGAGCCACACAGGTGTTCAGAGAGGAGTACATCCTCAAACTGGGCCTGGCGCATGAAGAAATGCAGAGAAG AGTAAAGCTCCTGACCGGCCAGAAGAATAAGCAGCTGGAGGATCTTGCTCTTTGTAGAGAGGAGAG AAAAAGCCTGAGAGAGGCTGCGGAGCGGCTGGCTGATAAATATGAAGATGCCAAGTACCGTCAGGAAGCCATCATTAACAG agtaaAACAGATTTTGGGAAGTCTGCGGAGTCAACTTCCTGTGCTGTCAGACAGTGAGAAGGACATGAGGAAGGAACTGCAAACCATCCATGATCAGCTCCGTCACCTTGACAATGGCATTAAACAG GTGAACATGAAGAAGGAATATCAGAAGAAGCAGATGAATACAGGAGCATCTCCGGCTCGCTCCAGTCTCACACTCAACGCCCAGCAGAGGAAGTGTGTCCAGGGAGTGCTGAAAGAACA GGGAGAGCACATCGCTGGCATGATGAAGCAGATCAAGGACATCAAGAACCATTTCAGTTTCTGA